A region of Allocoleopsis franciscana PCC 7113 DNA encodes the following proteins:
- a CDS encoding GNAT family N-acetyltransferase: MTTLTMRPYAGEADLDAIAHLINACEAVDRTDSGTSVSELRQSFDDPSVDKTRNIYLWEDAENKLVGLGRLWVPPADKLTDGFLGFRVHPTARGKDLERQILAWGEGRMREMSQERGVPVKLRSSSRADQSERIAILERSGFTAERYFFTMERSLSQPIPEPQLPEGFVVRQMQGEQDIQAWVEMYNQAFIDHWNHRELTVERMRHELKNPYYKPELDLIATATDGTFAAFCHCRINPEDNKRNGRQEGLIICLGTRRGFRHRGLGRAMLLTGMQRLQAAGVEIAKLGVDVENPTGALRLYESVGFHKAFTHISYFKEV, encoded by the coding sequence ATGACTACGCTAACCATGCGCCCCTATGCCGGGGAAGCCGATTTAGACGCGATCGCACATCTCATAAACGCTTGTGAAGCCGTTGATCGCACGGATTCAGGTACATCTGTCTCCGAACTACGACAATCGTTTGATGACCCATCCGTAGACAAAACCCGTAATATCTATCTTTGGGAAGATGCAGAGAATAAGCTCGTTGGATTGGGTCGGTTGTGGGTTCCTCCAGCAGACAAACTCACTGATGGCTTTCTGGGGTTTCGCGTCCACCCCACGGCACGGGGCAAAGATCTAGAAAGACAGATCCTTGCGTGGGGCGAGGGACGGATGCGCGAGATGAGCCAAGAGCGTGGTGTGCCAGTGAAGCTACGCTCTAGCTCTCGCGCCGATCAATCTGAGCGCATTGCCATACTAGAACGCTCCGGTTTCACCGCCGAGCGCTACTTCTTCACAATGGAGCGATCGCTCTCTCAACCTATCCCAGAACCTCAACTGCCAGAAGGTTTTGTAGTGCGGCAGATGCAAGGAGAACAGGATATTCAGGCTTGGGTAGAAATGTACAACCAGGCATTTATCGATCACTGGAATCATCGTGAATTAACCGTCGAGCGAATGCGACATGAATTGAAAAACCCATACTACAAACCGGAATTAGACTTAATTGCAACTGCAACCGATGGTACCTTTGCGGCTTTCTGCCACTGTCGTATTAATCCAGAAGACAACAAACGAAATGGACGCCAGGAAGGTTTGATTATCTGTCTAGGTACACGGCGAGGCTTTCGTCATAGAGGATTGGGACGGGCAATGTTACTGACTGGAATGCAGCGTTTACAAGCGGCTGGTGTAGAAATAGCCAAGCTTGGTGTTGATGTCGAGAACCCCACGGGTGCGCTTCGGCTTTATGAATCCGTTGGTTTTCACAAAGCTTTCACCCACATTAGCTATTTCAAGGAGGTGTAG
- a CDS encoding low molecular weight protein-tyrosine-phosphatase, which yields MPCQLLFVCLGNICRSPSAENIMNHLIEQAGLGESIICDSAGTGGYHIGAPPDRRMTTAALRRGIKLKGQARQFQKSDFETFDLILAMDRENYRDILSLDPTGKYRDKVQLMCDFANHHREREVPDPYYGGPEGFDQVIDLLLDACEGLLQHVVKTYNLTA from the coding sequence ATGCCCTGCCAACTACTCTTTGTCTGCCTTGGTAATATCTGCCGTTCTCCATCCGCCGAGAACATTATGAATCACCTGATTGAACAAGCGGGTCTGGGTGAGAGCATTATCTGTGATTCGGCTGGGACTGGTGGTTATCATATTGGTGCTCCTCCCGATCGACGCATGACAACCGCCGCTCTTCGTCGGGGGATAAAGCTTAAGGGACAAGCACGGCAGTTTCAAAAATCGGATTTTGAAACCTTCGACCTGATTTTAGCGATGGATCGGGAGAATTATCGAGATATTCTCTCCCTCGACCCAACAGGAAAGTATCGGGATAAAGTACAACTGATGTGTGATTTTGCTAACCATCACCGTGAGCGAGAAGTCCCTGATCCCTATTACGGCGGACCGGAAGGATTTGATCAGGTAATCGATTTGTTGCTAGATGCCTGTGAAGGCTTATTACAACATGTTGTTAAAACCTACAATTTGACCGCATAG
- a CDS encoding lipase/acylhydrolase, giving the protein MFKSRRRSYRKPRRSLPLPLILLAIPLALILLELSVRLFVGVTGKSAELAAYEGQPANVTAYYLQFLSQEKKPYDGLPDRGRLAAQRSLAGGYKLVGNQKNSFWQINEQGFRDDNPVPLKKPKDEIRIFLLGGSTAFGQWSASNQATIANKLEIRLNERVAQQRRSPEKYRPIPLPVYKPELEKALTLPLKLREGQYRVINAAVPGYASGNQLAQLALQILPYSPDAVIVLDGYTDLMLPSHKAQTDIPEIDGFLNNAPGHFWAYLTANLSNWITDTYLVKAIQYWLLRPQPSLSQLSLVVAEKTAPLEQHLAADPTELQGRVARYHQFHKQMVKLTTGANIPLVIAVQPEITGRGTSQLSPNEQKLLNELGAIYKQRVQTGYAQLEKATQKLQDAFPQNVKTLNFYHLYENFPSRAFYDAVHLTEEGNALLAEQLYQAIATVPKLQLAPPKKRGIGNDKEG; this is encoded by the coding sequence ATGTTCAAGTCGCGCCGCCGCTCCTATCGAAAGCCCCGTCGTTCGTTGCCACTCCCACTCATCCTCTTAGCTATCCCTCTAGCTTTAATTCTCCTGGAATTGTCGGTACGGCTTTTTGTCGGTGTTACGGGTAAAAGCGCTGAATTGGCAGCTTATGAAGGTCAACCGGCTAATGTCACCGCTTACTATCTCCAGTTTCTGAGTCAAGAAAAAAAGCCCTACGACGGTTTACCGGATCGTGGACGCCTTGCCGCCCAACGAAGTCTCGCTGGGGGCTACAAATTAGTCGGCAACCAAAAGAATAGTTTCTGGCAGATTAATGAGCAGGGTTTCCGCGACGATAACCCGGTTCCGTTGAAAAAACCCAAAGACGAAATCCGAATTTTTCTTTTAGGTGGCTCTACTGCTTTCGGTCAATGGAGTGCCAGTAACCAAGCCACCATCGCCAACAAGCTGGAAATCCGTCTAAATGAACGGGTGGCGCAGCAGAGGCGTTCTCCAGAAAAGTACCGACCGATACCGTTACCCGTCTATAAACCGGAACTAGAGAAAGCACTGACTTTACCACTGAAGCTGCGAGAGGGTCAGTATCGAGTAATTAATGCGGCTGTACCGGGCTATGCCTCTGGAAATCAACTCGCTCAACTAGCCCTGCAAATTTTGCCCTACAGCCCAGATGCTGTAATTGTTTTGGATGGATATACTGACCTGATGCTACCAAGTCATAAAGCTCAAACGGATATTCCCGAAATTGACGGCTTTTTGAACAACGCACCAGGACACTTCTGGGCTTACCTCACTGCGAACTTGAGCAATTGGATTACCGACACTTATTTAGTGAAAGCCATACAATACTGGCTGTTGCGTCCGCAGCCATCGCTTAGTCAGCTCAGTTTGGTGGTGGCGGAAAAGACCGCGCCCTTAGAACAACATCTTGCTGCTGACCCGACAGAACTACAGGGTCGTGTGGCACGCTACCACCAATTCCACAAGCAAATGGTCAAGTTGACAACAGGGGCAAACATTCCTTTAGTAATTGCTGTTCAGCCAGAAATTACAGGTCGCGGCACCAGCCAGCTATCTCCCAATGAGCAGAAGCTTTTAAATGAATTGGGGGCTATCTATAAACAACGGGTACAAACAGGCTATGCCCAGTTGGAGAAAGCTACACAGAAACTACAGGATGCGTTTCCCCAAAATGTCAAAACCCTAAACTTTTACCATCTTTACGAAAACTTTCCCAGTCGAGCGTTTTATGACGCTGTTCACTTGACGGAGGAAGGGAATGCTCTGCTAGCAGAGCAATTGTATCAGGCGATCGCAACTGTCCCCAAGCTACAACTTGCTCCTCCCAAAAAAAGGGGGATTGGGAATGATAAGGAAGGATGA
- a CDS encoding YbaB/EbfC family nucleoid-associated protein, with translation MTKGQGFGFGLGKMKELAEAFKKAQEVQQGAKQLQEELEQMEIEGSSEDGTVKVVLSGNQEPIRVTISPDAMAQGAEALSELVTIAMRDAYDKSTATMRERMEELTSGLNLPGM, from the coding sequence ATGACAAAAGGACAAGGATTTGGCTTCGGTTTAGGCAAGATGAAAGAGCTTGCCGAGGCGTTCAAAAAAGCCCAAGAGGTTCAACAAGGTGCCAAACAGCTTCAGGAAGAATTGGAGCAGATGGAGATTGAGGGTTCATCAGAAGATGGTACCGTCAAGGTCGTTCTGAGCGGCAACCAAGAGCCGATAAGAGTCACCATTTCTCCTGATGCTATGGCTCAGGGCGCAGAAGCCCTTTCTGAACTTGTGACAATAGCAATGAGAGATGCCTACGATAAGTCCACCGCGACGATGCGCGAACGCATGGAAGAACTTACCAGTGGGCTAAATCTTCCAGGAATGTAG
- the murB gene encoding UDP-N-acetylmuramate dehydrogenase, protein MTLSHDPPRVNSTLTQKKIVYNESLLYLPGTDCPLRSQASLASLTSFRVGGPAEWYVAPQRLEDLQASFEWGHSQGLPLTLLGAGSNLLISDRGLPGLVICTRHLRHTQFDEETGTVTAGAGEPIARLAWQAAERGWEGLEWAVGIPGTVGGAVVMNAGAHKSCTADILVNVQTLSPTGFMEELTPQDLGFQYRTSNLQGGDRLVVEATFQLKPGADPVQVRAATSQHLEQRRRSQPYHLPSCGSVFRNPDTRPAAWLIEQLGLKGYTIGRAQVAERHANFILNCGGAQASDIFQIIRHIQQQVEQHWSVWLEPEVKILGEFQPA, encoded by the coding sequence ATGACTCTGTCCCACGATCCCCCCCGTGTTAATAGCACACTCACCCAAAAGAAAATAGTTTATAACGAGTCGCTGCTGTACCTGCCCGGAACCGATTGCCCGCTCCGCTCACAAGCCTCTTTAGCCAGCCTGACCTCATTTCGAGTCGGAGGTCCAGCCGAGTGGTACGTTGCTCCCCAACGCCTAGAAGATCTACAAGCGAGCTTTGAGTGGGGGCACTCTCAAGGATTACCCCTAACCCTCTTGGGGGCGGGTTCCAATTTATTAATCAGCGATCGCGGCTTGCCCGGTTTAGTGATCTGTACTCGCCATTTACGCCACACCCAGTTCGACGAGGAAACAGGGACAGTGACCGCTGGTGCGGGTGAACCCATTGCTCGTCTAGCATGGCAAGCCGCAGAACGTGGTTGGGAAGGCTTAGAGTGGGCAGTGGGAATTCCTGGCACCGTCGGCGGCGCAGTGGTTATGAATGCAGGCGCTCACAAAAGCTGCACGGCAGATATATTGGTCAATGTCCAAACTCTTTCACCCACGGGATTCATGGAGGAGCTAACCCCCCAAGACTTGGGCTTTCAGTACCGCACCTCTAACTTACAAGGCGGCGATCGCTTAGTCGTTGAGGCAACCTTTCAGTTGAAACCGGGCGCTGATCCAGTCCAGGTTCGAGCCGCGACATCTCAACATTTAGAGCAACGACGACGCTCTCAGCCCTATCACTTACCTAGCTGCGGGAGCGTGTTTCGCAATCCAGATACTCGTCCGGCGGCTTGGTTAATTGAACAACTAGGCCTAAAAGGCTACACCATTGGTCGTGCTCAAGTCGCGGAGCGCCATGCCAACTTTATCCTTAATTGCGGCGGTGCCCAAGCCAGCGATATCTTCCAAATCATCCGTCATATTCAACAGCAAGTAGAACAGCATTGGTCTGTGTGGTTAGAGCCAGAGGTAAAAATTTTAGGCGAGTTTCAACCTGCCTAA
- the murC gene encoding UDP-N-acetylmuramate--L-alanine ligase: protein MPNNVDFSGKPFHFIGIGGIGMSALAYVLAKRQLPVSGSDIRSTHITQRLQAVGAHLFRKQDATNLEFFRTGSESIYEVLPTAIGMSTNVGIACEPSKPNSLLPTEKVPLDLPQVICSTAINPFNSEYQAALERGYPIFHRSDLLAALIQDYQSIAVAGTHGKTTTSSLIGYLLMQAGLDPTIVVGGEVDAWEGNARLGESPYLVAEADESDGSLAKLSPKIGVITNIELDHPDHYESLEEVIGIFETFAQHCQTLIGCIDCETVRSRVKLTKSYSLRRDVGADYSVDNVRYQPFGTTACVWEGDQVLGELHLKLLGKHNLSNALAAVAVGRYLGLEFNVIAEAIATFEGAKRRFELRGKCNGISFVDDYAHHPSEIEATLSAARLRGGETLGLPSEQQRIVAIFQPHRYTRTLTFLPEFAKAFDNADIVVITDIYSAGEPNLGQITGQRVRDEICAAKQHSANGAGHESKRVYYQPTLESVTEFLTQTLQPGDLALFLGAGNLNQIIPQVMEFYQTADSDSSKELSQKA from the coding sequence ATGCCGAATAATGTTGATTTTAGCGGGAAGCCATTTCATTTCATCGGGATTGGTGGAATTGGAATGTCAGCCCTTGCCTACGTTCTAGCAAAGCGTCAACTCCCAGTATCTGGGTCAGACATTCGTTCGACGCATATTACTCAACGTTTGCAAGCGGTCGGTGCTCATCTTTTTAGAAAGCAAGATGCGACTAACTTGGAATTTTTCCGAACAGGAAGCGAGTCCATCTATGAAGTATTACCGACGGCGATTGGTATGAGTACGAATGTGGGAATTGCCTGTGAACCCTCAAAACCGAACTCGCTCTTACCGACAGAAAAAGTTCCTTTAGACTTGCCCCAAGTCATCTGTTCAACGGCGATTAATCCATTCAATTCTGAGTATCAGGCCGCTTTAGAACGAGGCTATCCAATTTTTCATCGCTCAGACTTACTGGCGGCTTTGATTCAAGATTACCAAAGCATTGCAGTTGCAGGAACTCATGGCAAAACGACAACAAGTAGTTTGATTGGTTATCTGCTCATGCAAGCGGGTCTCGATCCAACGATTGTTGTAGGGGGTGAGGTCGATGCATGGGAGGGTAATGCACGATTAGGGGAGAGTCCTTATCTCGTTGCCGAAGCGGATGAATCGGATGGGTCTTTAGCCAAGCTTTCTCCCAAAATTGGTGTCATTACCAATATTGAGTTGGATCATCCAGACCACTATGAGTCACTCGAAGAGGTGATTGGCATCTTCGAGACGTTTGCTCAACACTGCCAAACGTTAATCGGGTGTATTGATTGTGAGACGGTGAGGTCGCGTGTCAAACTCACCAAAAGCTATAGCCTGCGAAGAGATGTCGGTGCTGACTACAGCGTCGATAATGTGAGATATCAACCGTTTGGGACTACAGCCTGTGTGTGGGAAGGCGATCAGGTTTTGGGTGAGTTACATCTGAAGCTGCTGGGTAAACACAATCTCAGCAACGCCTTAGCCGCCGTGGCCGTAGGGCGATATCTGGGTTTAGAGTTTAACGTGATTGCGGAAGCGATCGCTACCTTTGAAGGAGCCAAGCGCCGTTTTGAGCTGCGGGGCAAATGCAATGGCATCTCGTTTGTTGATGACTATGCCCATCACCCCAGTGAAATTGAGGCCACACTTTCTGCCGCCCGCTTGCGGGGAGGCGAAACTCTAGGATTACCGTCCGAGCAACAACGCATTGTGGCAATTTTTCAGCCCCATCGCTACACCCGCACCTTGACATTCTTGCCAGAATTTGCTAAAGCATTCGACAATGCTGACATTGTGGTGATTACCGATATTTATAGTGCTGGCGAACCCAACTTAGGACAAATAACAGGCCAGCGGGTTCGAGATGAAATCTGTGCTGCGAAGCAGCATTCAGCGAACGGGGCTGGTCACGAGAGTAAGAGGGTGTATTACCAACCCACTCTAGAGTCAGTCACTGAATTTCTGACCCAAACCCTCCAACCCGGAGACCTTGCCCTGTTTTTGGGAGCGGGCAATCTGAATCAAATTATTCCCCAGGTGATGGAATTTTATCAAACGGCTGACAGCGATAGCTCCAAAGAGTTGAGCCAGAAAGCCTGA
- the nadD gene encoding nicotinate (nicotinamide) nucleotide adenylyltransferase, which produces MERIAILGGTFDPVHWGHLMIAETALSQLEVERVIWVPVHRPPHKHGRCYKHRRLMVEIAIAQNPAFVLDPRQANHTEPDYAIDTLADLQDTYPNRQWFWIVGLDAFQTLPRWYCRERLIPACDWLVAPRTLAMTSTDGVVSTRTSYSQGIDPQSSWLCQQVAEQLKSQNILIRWQMLHMPPMSISSSLIRQYCSQGHSLRDWVPEGVRAYITTHNLYVEN; this is translated from the coding sequence ATGGAACGAATAGCCATTTTGGGCGGCACATTCGATCCCGTTCACTGGGGACACCTGATGATTGCCGAGACAGCCTTGAGCCAGCTAGAGGTGGAAAGGGTGATTTGGGTACCCGTTCACCGTCCTCCCCATAAACACGGGCGATGCTATAAGCATCGTCGGTTAATGGTGGAAATCGCGATCGCCCAAAACCCAGCGTTTGTCCTCGATCCGAGGCAAGCCAATCATACTGAACCGGATTATGCGATCGATACTTTAGCTGACCTTCAAGATACATATCCTAACCGCCAGTGGTTCTGGATTGTCGGTCTAGACGCCTTCCAGACTTTACCACGATGGTACTGCCGTGAACGACTAATTCCAGCCTGTGATTGGTTAGTGGCACCCCGCACTCTAGCGATGACTTCGACTGATGGTGTAGTCTCGACCCGTACCAGCTATTCCCAGGGAATCGATCCCCAATCAAGCTGGCTGTGTCAACAAGTAGCTGAGCAGCTAAAATCTCAAAATATCCTCATTCGCTGGCAGATGCTACACATGCCACCCATGAGTATCTCCTCCAGCCTGATTCGTCAGTACTGCTCTCAAGGTCACTCCCTTCGCGACTGGGTGCCTGAAGGAGTCCGAGCTTATATTACGACCCACAACCTCTACGTAGAAAATTAG
- a CDS encoding type I glyceraldehyde-3-phosphate dehydrogenase encodes MIRVAINGFGRIGRNFARCWLTRENSQIDLVGINDTSDPRTNAHLLRYDTMLGTLDADVSADDNSIILNGKTIKCVSDRNPLNLPWADWGIDLVIESTGVFIDKDGASKHIAAGAKKVLITAPGKGPDVATFVVGVNHNDYDDSKHNIVSNASCTTNCLAPFAKVLHEHFGIIKGTMTTTHSYTGDQRLLDASHRDVRRARAAAMNIVPTTTGAAKAVGLVLPELKGKLNGIALRVPTPNVSVVDLVVQVEKSTIAEQVNDVLRAAAQGELKGVLEYSDLPLVSSDYKGNDASSIVDASLTMVMGGDMVKVVAWYDNEWGYSQRVVDLAEHMAKNWQS; translated from the coding sequence GTGATTAGAGTAGCGATCAATGGGTTCGGGCGCATCGGCCGCAACTTCGCGCGATGCTGGCTGACCAGAGAAAACAGTCAGATAGACTTAGTGGGCATTAACGATACTTCTGACCCCAGAACCAACGCCCACCTGCTGAGATATGACACCATGCTGGGGACATTGGATGCTGATGTCAGCGCTGATGATAACTCCATCATCCTTAACGGTAAAACCATTAAGTGTGTATCCGATCGCAATCCGCTGAACTTGCCCTGGGCCGATTGGGGAATTGATTTAGTCATCGAATCGACGGGTGTCTTTATTGACAAAGACGGAGCTTCCAAGCATATTGCAGCCGGAGCCAAAAAGGTGCTGATTACGGCTCCTGGTAAAGGGCCAGACGTTGCTACCTTTGTGGTGGGCGTTAATCATAACGACTATGACGACAGCAAGCACAATATTGTGAGTAATGCTAGCTGTACCACTAACTGTCTAGCTCCTTTTGCCAAGGTGCTTCATGAACACTTTGGCATCATTAAAGGGACGATGACTACGACCCACAGCTACACCGGGGATCAGCGTCTTCTGGATGCCAGCCACCGGGATGTTCGCAGGGCAAGGGCGGCAGCGATGAACATCGTGCCAACCACGACCGGTGCAGCAAAAGCCGTGGGTTTGGTTCTACCCGAACTGAAAGGTAAGTTGAATGGTATTGCCTTGCGAGTACCAACCCCGAATGTGTCCGTGGTCGATTTGGTGGTTCAAGTCGAGAAAAGCACCATCGCTGAGCAGGTGAATGACGTTCTCAGAGCTGCCGCCCAAGGCGAACTCAAGGGCGTTTTAGAATACAGTGACCTGCCCCTCGTTTCCTCAGACTATAAGGGTAATGATGCTTCTTCGATTGTGGATGCCAGTCTGACAATGGTCATGGGTGGCGATATGGTCAAAGTTGTTGCTTGGTATGACAACGAGTGGGGTTATTCTCAGCGCGTTGTAGATTTGGCTGAGCACATGGCGAAGAACTGGCAGAGTTAG
- the thiL gene encoding thiamine-phosphate kinase, giving the protein MSSELSSLLVRDIGEQGLLERLQRFCPQDIVGDDAAVLPFPNSGQSLVVTTDVLVDGVHFSDRTTSPEDVGWRAAAANLSDLAAMGASPLGITVGLNVTGDTSVSWVEGVYQGLSDCLQQYNTQIVGGDVVRSPIVSLAITAFGQVSPSRIIRRNAANVGDAIIVTGVHGASRAGLELLLNPDFGKHLQNDERSHLIQAHQRPKPRLDVLPTLGKILDSPLPITLAGMDSSDGLADAVLQICRASGVGAELERTQILFPLVLHQFVTPDQAMNWALYGGEDFELVLCLPPEPAKTLVEQLGEGSAVIGTITTGKEVWLRDRADTFADERLTLNRGFQHF; this is encoded by the coding sequence ATGAGTAGTGAATTGTCCTCCCTACTCGTTCGAGATATTGGGGAACAGGGACTGCTAGAGCGCTTGCAGCGATTTTGTCCTCAAGATATCGTGGGCGATGATGCTGCCGTCCTTCCATTTCCAAATTCGGGGCAATCGTTGGTCGTGACAACGGATGTTTTGGTGGATGGGGTACATTTTAGCGATCGCACCACCAGTCCAGAAGATGTCGGTTGGCGTGCTGCTGCCGCCAATTTATCTGATTTAGCCGCAATGGGAGCCTCTCCTTTAGGTATCACGGTGGGTTTAAATGTTACTGGTGATACCTCAGTGAGTTGGGTGGAGGGAGTGTACCAGGGTTTAAGTGATTGCTTGCAGCAATACAATACACAGATTGTTGGCGGTGATGTGGTACGCTCACCCATTGTCAGTCTCGCGATAACGGCTTTTGGTCAAGTCTCCCCTTCCCGGATTATTCGTCGCAATGCTGCTAACGTTGGGGATGCAATTATTGTGACAGGTGTTCATGGTGCCTCGCGAGCAGGGTTAGAATTATTACTTAACCCAGACTTCGGGAAACATTTGCAGAATGATGAGCGATCGCATTTAATCCAAGCTCACCAACGCCCTAAACCCAGACTTGATGTCCTACCTACTCTGGGGAAAATTTTAGATTCTCCATTACCCATTACCCTAGCTGGAATGGATAGTAGCGATGGGTTAGCCGATGCAGTCTTACAAATTTGCCGTGCCAGTGGCGTAGGTGCAGAACTTGAACGAACCCAGATTCTCTTCCCACTCGTCTTGCATCAGTTCGTGACTCCAGATCAAGCCATGAACTGGGCATTATATGGCGGTGAAGACTTTGAACTCGTGCTGTGCTTGCCTCCAGAACCGGCTAAAACCTTGGTGGAACAACTAGGTGAAGGATCAGCCGTGATTGGCACGATTACGACGGGGAAAGAGGTTTGGTTAAGAGACAGGGCTGACACTTTTGCTGATGAACGGTTGACGCTTAATCGGGGATTTCAGCATTTTTGA